In the genome of Labeo rohita strain BAU-BD-2019 chromosome 2, IGBB_LRoh.1.0, whole genome shotgun sequence, the window tcctgggggtcCACTGctatgcacattttgcatgtctcccttatttaacacacctgattgaaaTCATCATctcattaggagagagatccatgaactgcactaatgagctgatgatctgaatcaggtgtgttaaataagggagacatgcaaaatgtgcagagcagtggaccCCCAGGAtcaggattgagaaccactggatTATGGAGTGGTATATTAGCCAAAAACAATATACCAAAAGATAAAACCGTTTAGTTtcttttacaaacacacagctttttacttcacaaaacattatttgctggactggagtcatgtggattatttgtaaaattattgtgatgtttttatcagctgtttgaactctcattctgacggcacccattcacttcagaggatccactggtgaacaAGTGTTataatttctacaaatctgttctgaaacaaactcatccacatcttgaatgacctgagggtgagtacattttcatttgtcaactattcctttaaaggcaACTCTGTATCCTCATGTCAGCAAGTAGATGATTCCTGATGGTCTGCTGTTGTCCTCCACAGAGAATGCCCATGTGGACCTTCTCTTCTAAGGTTTGGTGGCAAAGCAAAAGAGTTTTCACCCAGAGCTCGATTTCGCAACTGGATGGGGTAAGTAATAGTATTTCTTAATGAaatttatttgctgtttttacttGAATGCTTTCTCTCAATAAAATGTCATCATCTTCAGGAGAAACTGAGTGGAATGCCAATTCAGATATAATAAGTTGCTTTTGATCTTCTGTGTTGTAGGCATGAGCTACCGTTTGACAGGCACGACTGGATTATTGACCGGTGTGGAAAAGAAGTCAGATATGTGATAGACTACTATGATGGAGGCCAGGTGGCCAAGCACACTATCCTTGACGTGCGTCCAGCCTTTGATTCCTTAGGAGCTGTTTGGGACCGTATGAAAGTGGCCTGGTGGCGTTGGACCTCCACATGAATTTTCTTTTGTGATCTTTAGGACATACTGGAACTGATATTTATATAGCTTAGTGGAagctttttttttgacatgacCTTATATCATTATATTGCTGTCATGAATTTGGTATGTGCATATCTTCAACACATCCTCCAATGATATCTGCAGAACCTGCTATTGCAGCACTGTGTGCTGTTGTAGGCGTACAGTGTCATGCAATGTACTTTATTACTGTAATTAAAGAAAAGGTAATCAAACCATCTGTTATTAACCTAATGAAGGCACTCTGGcaagtgaaaatgaaatgtaaagtaTGACTTTTAGAAACTAATGTTGACATTTTGCTTTCctgttttatttgaaaacatttacagtGTTAACCACCCAAAATGACAGAATCCAATGATTGTGTAAATAGGctgataactttttttttgtttgtttttcttcatttactgccattttCTAGctaatcaattatttatttctgcCACAACgccatttgttaaaaatgtaccacaaaatgattttcaaaacaaaatgccaagatgaaataatttatagaactgaaattaaaaatactgtcaaaCAATACCATTTATGCCTATTTTGGTGTGtaaattcattttctttttaacgCTGTAATTTGTACTTGAGCTTCCCAAAAATTGCACTTTTGTGCAGTGCTGCTATATagtaaaatgtgaccctgggccacaaaaccagccttaagtagcacaggtaaatttgtagcaattataagccaaaaaaaaaaactttttttgcaccctcaaattccagatattcgtatagttgtatctcggcaaaatattgtcctatcctaacaaaccatacattaatggaaagcttatctgtgaccctggaacacaaaaccagtcttagatAGCAcagctatatttgtagcagtagccaaaaatacattgtatgggtcaaaattactacttttttctttatgacaaaaaattattaggacattaagtaaagatcatgttccattaagttattttgtaaattttctaccttaaatgtgaaaacttaatttttgattagtaatatgcattgataagcacttaatttggacaactttaaaggcaattttctcaatgtttagttattttttgcaacctcagattctagattttcaaacagttgtatctcgaccaaatgttgtcctatcctaacaaaccatacattaatggaaagcttattaatatgtataaatctcagtttaaacaAATTGACCCTTGTggctagttttgtggtccagggtcacaaatcatcTATTAACGAGTATTAATTACTTGTTACATAGCACTATGTTGAAAAGTGACTTCCAACACGTTGTCAGGCGGaactgtttttctgtagtaGTGTTTCTACACGGAAAATGATAACGTTGTTCAATAACAAACCGGTCAGATGTAAGCGTTATAATGTGAATGGCTAAAATCATAATGTCGAGTTTCGTTCATGgactgcaaaaatgtcaaaggaAGCGTACGATGAAATGTCCGTTTTATCCGCCATATACTGCGAACAGGACGAATTCGAGTTGTTAGAAGAGTCACGTGAGTCttgctttatatatttaagtaatctTTGGGACTATTCTTACTATAGTTACAgttaatgtgtgtttatattgtgTTTACAATAAAGCTGTGGTAACTTGGTATAATATTCCACTGTACAAAATACTAAAAGATTCAGAAAGCATCTTACACAGTTTAAAGTATATGACATTACTTTAtagtaacaatatattttataacattgcAATGTAAACTTAATTACcaagtttacataataaatatactaaatcaGTTGTATATCATACTTCCAGACAAACAAATTATAAACCACAAATGTGACAAGATTCACACAAATGAAACAATTCAATAAATACGATTttgtcagttacccggatgcgcagCCATTTTGGCAATACTCAgatataaacaacagcatggactgcatggttaatgtacgaCTGAATACGTTCTGTTAATATAtgttgtctaaaccacagaaaaaaatgtgtgaaagctgctaaatcatactGAGAATAAcgtagtaagcaggaaagggggcattatttttgacaaactaaCGTTAACAGGTtgtaaagatacgtacgagcagtattaatgaaatattatttcacctACTTGACCGGAAatgatgaatgaacaaacaaggatgttgtcaagattcaggttcagttcagtttggccaaccacgaacgccttttgttcctcagaaagTTTTTTgtactcttctccttgatttgatttaacttttggcagtctaaaATACTCCAATTATTTTCCCGGTCcaaccaattagtacagcccaaaacatgaaaGTAATAtagcattttcagcagcaataatcagcataAATCAGCGGTTCAGTGACATTGTatacgttcagtgccgccaatatggccgatagATGATGCGTCGTAAAAACACTCGGGAAACCACAAATATATGTCaggatttttacaaaaaatctgttgGTCATACACTATTTATCTGGACAAACAAAACAGTTCTAACCCCATAATTGTATTCCCTGCTCTGCTTAAAGCTTATGTCATGttatgtttaaatgcagctgagAGGGGAATCGTCTACCGCATACACACACTTATTGAAAGAAACAATGAGAAGACACCACTAGCCCTTACGTTCCACATCTGTCCTGACTACCCCCACACTCCTCCAGATCTCAGCATCACTTCCAGCCACTTGTCAAGAAAACAGTGTCAAGACCTGAGACAGCATTTACTGGACACGGCACGATCACTTCCACCAGAGCCCATGGTCCATGACTTAATGCTGTGGCTTCAGGAAAACTTCTCAGACTTGATCAAAACATCAAGCTGCGATTCAGCGGAGATCAGACCAGAATCTTCAGAAGAAACCTGGACCGCTTTACTACATTTAGATCACATGAGGTCCAAAGCAAAATACATCAAACTGATTGAAAAATGGGCTTCAGAGCTGTGTCTCACTGGGAGACTCTTTACAGGGAAGCTGATATTGATTCTTCTGCAAGGAACAAAGGAAAATATTAAAGTATGAGCACAAAATCATAAGATTTTCATTTTCCAAGACAGCTGATTCAGTAACTTATACAGTATAAATGTAATGCCAAAGCCATCACTAGATGTTTTGATCATCTTTATATAACATACTTGctaaacagttttaaacaacTTCTAATGGGATTTCTGGCTAATTGTAGAGTTTGTATTGGATTTTAATGATGCAAGATTATGCTAATCTGACTCTCTATAGGAATACATCCACCTTCAGAAGACTGTGAAAGTTGATGTTGATTCTTCAGGGAAACGCTGTAAGGAAAAGATGATGAGCGTTCTGTGTGAGATTCCACAGCCAGAGGAGCAGATAATGTAAGCATTTACTATGCATACACTTTCAACATCTTTTCACATTGTGTATGATATTTTGTGTACAATGACTTCCCAACCACTTTTTTTAGGATGTCTACATTTGAAGTAAAAGACATTTTATCACTTGACGACCTCAAAAAGGAGTTTGATCTTATTGGACTGACTGAGCTTTATAAGCAGTTTGTGCCGTCACTCATCTGACTGGACAGCTACTGTGTAACACACATTCTCTCCACTGGGTGGAGCCGGACTGAATTACAATCTACAGTACAGCTCTTTGATGGAATCCCATCATAAAGGGGCATCATGCAGTTTTAATAAGAAGCatacaatgtaaatatatgCTGTCTTATTATATTCTCATCTGAGCTGTTATATATGACGATATGTCTTCTGGTGTCTCCTGGACTGGTGAAAATGTTGTCAAACttagttcctggagggccgcagccctgcacgGCCCTCCAGGACCCCTGTTGACACCCTGACACCCCTGTTGTAAACACAACCCTAACtccaataaaacataatatgcagttttcaaaatctcaacaacCATTTTAAcaaaggacttgattagttggatcaggtgtgttttaaGACCTTGGTTCATCTTTCAGaacacatattttttataaaatctaaaagaGCTTtcggaccctgcatagacatcagTGCGTTGTGGTACTACAGGGCTGCACAATTGAagaaagttgttatttttgttttatgtacacACAAACAGTATTGTCACAGcgtcataaaattatggttgaaccactaatgtcacatgaactattttaacaatgtctttactacctttcttagttgtgttgccgtctatgcagggtcagaaagctctcagatttcatcaaaaatatcttaacttgtgttccaaagatgaataaaggtcttaggtttggaacgatatgagggtgagtaattaatgacataatttttatttttgggtgaactaacccttgaAATGAAATTTATTGTCTGTTATTAGTGCCACACTAAAAAAACCcagcgactgggttgttttgacccagcggttgggttaaatgtttaacccaatgTTCTGGGTAGTATTATTTAACTATTGTTTAcaaattactatatggct includes:
- the rwdd3 gene encoding RWD domain-containing protein 3 isoform X1; the encoded protein is MSKEAYDEMSVLSAIYCEQDEFELLEESPERGIVYRIHTLIERNNEKTPLALTFHICPDYPHTPPDLSITSSHLSRKQCQDLRQHLLDTARSLPPEPMVHDLMLWLQENFSDLIKTSSCDSAEIRPESSEETWTALLHLDHMRSKAKYIKLIEKWASELCLTGRLFTGKLILILLQGTKENIKEYIHLQKTVKVDVDSSGKRCKEKMMSVLCEIPQPEEQIMMSTFEVKDILSLDDLKKEFDLIGLTELYKQFVPSLI
- the rwdd3 gene encoding RWD domain-containing protein 3 isoform X2, which produces MSKEAYDEMSVLSAIYCEQDEFELLEESHLSITSSHLSRKQCQDLRQHLLDTARSLPPEPMVHDLMLWLQENFSDLIKTSSCDSAEIRPESSEETWTALLHLDHMRSKAKYIKLIEKWASELCLTGRLFTGKLILILLQGTKENIKEYIHLQKTVKVDVDSSGKRCKEKMMSVLCEIPQPEEQIMMSTFEVKDILSLDDLKKEFDLIGLTELYKQFVPSLI